Proteins from a genomic interval of Zingiber officinale cultivar Zhangliang chromosome 2A, Zo_v1.1, whole genome shotgun sequence:
- the LOC122042490 gene encoding protein IMPAIRED IN BABA-INDUCED STERILITY 1-like — translation MHQLLSELEHCHSHSIIHRDIECANLLVNNEGILKISDFGLANTWNPDLWSVGCVLAELFLGKPLLQGRTKDEQLHKIFKLCGSPPDEFWRNSDLPHATVFKPQRLYVNCIKETFECLPDGALRLLETFLSIVLNNRGSASSALSSEDSVVCM, via the exons ATGCACCAGTTACTCTCTGAGCTCGAACATTGTCATTCACACAGTATCATACATCGTGATATCGAATGTGCAAACCTCTTAGTTAACAATGAAGGGATTCTAAAGATCTCTGATTTCGGTTTAGCTAACACTTGGAATCCTG ATTTGTGGAGCGTTGGATGTGTACTTGCAGAACTTTTTCTTGGCAAGCCTCTTTTACAAGGAAGAACTAAG GATGAGCAACTACATAAAATATTTAAGCTTTGTGGTTCTCCACCTGATGAATTTTGGAGGAATTCTGACCTACCTCATGCAACAGTTTTCAAGCCTCAACGACTTTATGTAAATTGCATCAAAGAAACGTTTGAGTGTTTACCAGATGGTGCATTAAGGTTGTTGGAAAcgtttttatctattgtgctcaATAACCGTGGCTCAGCTTCCTCTGCCCTTAGTTCTGAG GACTCGGTCGTATGCATGTGA
- the LOC122044063 gene encoding RNA polymerase II C-terminal domain phosphatase-like 3, with protein sequence MMMLASDAKPPSVHGLDHGVLVGSHETRGNRRKRIDDESAGDDDAAKRQRVELPISTPKLSLVLDLDLTLLNSIEFDRVASADKRLLRRKLTMQQEKDDCDLFCVDSLRCWTKLRPGIREFLYKARELFDLHVITMGTQRYAAAMAELLDPTGTLFFGRIISREDASIDDHGLLIKNLDQVTAFESSVLILDDTVRVWPHNQWNLILIQRYAYFPYTCHKYMVVGDSPLHTGVDDDDALASVLSMLQRVHDDYHLVHHYASHADVRSILASTLRS encoded by the exons ATGATGATGCTTGCGTCGGATGCAAAACCACCCTCTGTTCATGGGCTCGACCATGGAGTCCTCGTTGGGTCGCATGAGACCAGAGGAAACAGACGCAAGCGCATCGACGATGAGTCTGCCGGAGACGACGACGCTGCCAAAAGGCAGAGAGTAGAATTGCCGATCTCTACGCCTAAACTGTCCTTGGTTTTGGATTTAGATCTCACTCTCTTAAACTCGATCGAG TTTGATCGAGTGGCTTCGGCCGATAAACGACTTCTGAGGAGAAAACTGACGATGCAGCAAGAGAAGGATGATTGTGATCTTTTCTGCGTCGATAGTCTTCGATGTTGGACGAAACTCAGACCCGGAATCAGAGAATTCCTCTATAAG GCGAGAGAATTGTTTGATCTGCACGTCATCACTATGGGGACTCAGCGATATGCGGCTGCGATGGCCGAGTTACTTGATCCCACTGGCACCTTATTCTTCGGCAGGATCATCTCCAGAGAGGATGCCAGCATAGATGATCACGGtctattgattaaaaatttagatcaaGTGACTGCTTTTGAGTCCAGCGTGCTGATTTTGGATGATACTGTGAGAGTTTGGCCGCATAATCAATGGAATCTCATTCTCATTCAGAG ATACGCCTATTTTCCTTACACTTGCCATAAATACATGGTGGTGGGAGATTCGCCACTTCATACGGGCGTGGACGATGATGATGCTTTAGCATCCGTCTTATCG ATGCTACAGAGAGTTCATGACGACTATCACTTGGTGCATCATTATGCGAGTCACGCCGATGTCAGGAGCATACTCGCGAGCACTCTCAGATCATAG